cactcataaaatatcaataattactttatcatgaaatttataaaaaaaattctttaggTGGGTATCCATCGCACCGAAATTAAGTCCAATTTTTTACTGGATATCCTCATTTTAATccttaaatttataaaacatcaAGATTTTCATTAGATTCGAAATGAACATGACAACATGGAGAATCATCTTACTACATACATGAACCAACATCTAACAAACAAACCTTTTCTCTTAAGAATTTATGTTGAGGAATAGTCTAATTCTAACAAATAGCACAACATGAATAAGGTTACTAACAATTTGCCACGTTGTATTCAGCTAGATCATAAACTTGAACGGATAACCATAAAGATGCGAACTCTATCCTTAATCATTCAAACTAATCCTCGAAATTAGCGATCAACGAAGGCTAATCCATCAAACTTTACTCCATTAAttcattcatatatttattcatgcatactTTTCATCTTTCTTTATAGAGATGatacgtttttttttcttttttatcggTTCATTAGAAAGTTCAATGTGTCTTGAAGGAGGTAAAAAGAGCCAACCCTTCTATTATGAAATCAGCTAACTGACTGGCCCCATCGGACTTTATGATATAGCCCAATGAGCATTCTAGTGAACAGCCACAAAAAGAATTGCTAGTATGACCTGGTTCTTCATATATTAGATCCGTGATTCTCTAATCATCTAATGCTGAACTCAGAGAACTGGCATCACATTCGAACTTCTGTGGCATAATGCGTTCATATTTGAAAAGCTTATCTTCTGGTTCATATAACCAATGATCTAAATTTATGTGAGAATGATGGATGAGTGTGAAAAATGCACCATAGCAAAGCCAAGAAAAACAGGTGTGGCAGAAACtgtggaagagagagagagagagagagagagagatgcaaCAAGAATTGGTAGCTTCTATGACCAGTCAAGCACAAGATTATTTAAGATCATTCTATGCACATCAAATACTGGAGAAAATTGAATTCCTCGAGATTTATGTACCTAAAAGCTAAAATAGCCATTTAACTAACTTCTTTTGTCACCGAATCCAATCACACAAACAGGAATCATGATAAGCAAAGAACCTAGCATATTTCAGAATCAACAAAATCCAGAAATGTAAAATCAGATAAATCAGGAaaagtttcaacaaaaaaacatgactGTGCCTTTCTTCTGAGATCTTAACCTCTAGTCCTAGCTTGAATCCTTTTGTTTGCCTTCATCGTCAACAGCATCAGTCACCAAAGTCATGGGTCTTTGATCAATCACAtcatcaataattccaaattccTTTGCCTCTTCTGGGGTCATAAAATAATCTCTATCCATATTCTTCTGAATTACATCAAGTGGCTGCCCTGTATGCTTGCAGTACAATTGATTCAGCGCATCCCAGACCCGAACTATCTGCTTTGTGTGAATTGTCATGTCCTTTGCCTGTCCGCTGTACCCACCTGATGGCTGGTGAATCATGATTGTTGCATTTGGTAGTGCCTTCCTCTCGCCCTTAGCCCCGGCAGCCAAGAGGAGGGAAGCCATAGATGCAGCCTGACCCAAACAAATGGTAGTAACTGGAGACCTTATGTACTGCATTGTATCATAAATGGCAAGGCCTGCATAAAACAGCACAACAATTGACATTATAACCTCAACCATGCCTTAAAAGATTAACTGACTTgaaacttaaaatatttaaacaagaTATAATCCAGGCAAAATTAAATTGGCAAAAGCATAACACTAGATTCCACTACAGGCAATCCAATACCACATATGACAGCATAAACCTGCTATAAGAAAACAGTTATAGTCTATTGTAAAGTTGGATGGCATTCAGTATTTCTTCATTGCCATGTCTAGATAGAATTGTCAACCGGttgtaattaaattgaatgagtTCAATTAGTTGATATGCATCATAGTCAAGACTACTTTTAACTTCAAAATCAAAAGGCGCCAGAGACAAGAAATCTTGAGAAAAATAACTAGTCATCGGCATGTGCTGCAGGTCTTAGAGTGATTGGCATTTGCATATTATTGCATTACAACCATTAACAGAGCATTCTATGAAGGAATTCAACAGTTCTTTCTCACAAGGGAGGGATTTAAGGGGAAATGAAAACACATGAACTGATAATATTCATTTACTTCGGGATTTGCAAACAGTAAAATTGTCCCTTTCAACTGCTCTTGCAGTGACCTCAACGTAACCATGTACTTGCACATAAATCTATAGACAGGATGCAAATAATTTCAATATCTTCTGTACAACCATAACCATATGGACCTTGAGACAAATAAGTTGAATAATGATACAAAACTAATTGGCTTCAATAAGAAAGGCTGTGCCGACATCATATAGTGTTGAATCCTTCAGTTGAGCACATCCAACAGCACATCAAGAATCTTTTCTCCAGTGGATAATACAACTttcaatggtatttcaaatattaacaattaccCAGAAACAAGCTCTTGACCATCACAATACTTTTCTTTATGGAAACTGTAAGGCAAACAAATAAAGTGTACACCCAAAAAATGACCTGCTATCCTGTCCAATTATAATATCTGACTACTGTTTATCGTCACCCCCTTCATCCAAGAAATCAGGAATGATTACATTCACTTAGCAACGCCCACTAAATTGAACCCAAAAAATGAGTCAGCCATTTCACTAACCCTATTAACCACTCAACAAAGAGCCTAAAAGCCCAATTACACTTTTTTGAAGATCAATTCAATCTATCAAACATATATCATTGAAGCTAAACTGGTCCATCAAAAATTTACATAGCATTTTACCATATGCATCCATTTTCTTCCACAGGACCAGAGAAAGAACTACAGCCACCAACAAACTAAAGCACACATAAGTGGCCTCCATGATTCACAAAATGCCCCAAATCCCAAGCTCATCTAACTAAACACCTCAATTACTTCCATTTCTGCACAACCTCCATCTCAATGATCAAGGCATAATCACAAATTCCTCGCTTATTAACAAAATCAGGCATCTACAGCTCAAAATTTCCAAATTAATCCACAATAATCCAAATATCAGACTTTTGTAACAGAATCAAAATCCTACGAAATCCATGTTAAAATGCATCACAATATTACTCAAAATGAATCTATCAcactaaaatgtaaaaaaatccaatatagACAAACACTCTAAACAAAGACCAAATCAAAACCCATTCCAATCAATTCACagcaattcaaaaaaataaatcaaaactttGCAACTAAACAACAAGATTACCCCCAGCCCACCCCCACAAACCAAAAAACACtcacaaaaaccaaaacaaaacccatCTCGAAAAATCAAAACTGTATCACCTGCAGTGACTTGTCCTCCAGGAGAATTCAGATACATATGAATAGGCTTAGAAGGATTCTCAGACTCAAGAAACAAAAGCTGAGCAACAACAACATGAGAAGTATCATCATCGATTGGACCATTAATACAAACAATTCTCTCTTTTAAAAGCCTAGAAAAGATGTCATAAGCTCTTTCTCCTCTTGATGAGTGTTCGATGACCATTGGGATTAGACTGTAAGCTCTAGTGGTTGAGATTTTTGGGGTCAAAAGAAAAGAGGGTTTTGGTTTAGTTGTTGAAGTGATGAGCTTGGCGGAGGAGAAGAGGGCTTTCATGGCTGTTGATTTGGGTTTGGGATTGGATTTGGAGAAATTGAGAGAGGGATAACGGGGTTTTAGGGTTTGAGAGGAATTGGGGATTTTGTTGGGGTTTAGGGGATTGAGTTCTGTGATTTTGAAGGAGAGGGCCATCAGGGTATATTTGGTTTTGTTAGAAATGAGTGTCCAAGTATTGGGATTGCTGGATTTTAGGAGAGagtgtaatttatttataaaaatttattttattttataatctactacggtatatttaattttttgtttttttaacaccattaaaaaatatatttttaaatattaaaaaaatagagagttcCTACAAGATTTCTTTGTAAAAGCAATTTGAAGGAACTATTAAAAATTGTGATAGCAATAACGatcttaagtgtttttttacttagaaatatattaaaataaaaaaaatttattttataaaaaaaaattatattagcacatcaaaacgatttgaaaacataaaaaaataattttaagcaaaaaataattaaaatttttgggaACATTGTTTGTACCGCGTTTCCAAACATACCTGAAATGCACTTTGACACGgaccaaatattatttttaataaaaatatataaacataccggtttttccaacttttttatataaaaatttaaaatgcaaattaaaaaacttatatatgtatctaattaaataaataaaatatcatatatattactaaataataaaaaaagtcattaataaTAACTCAAAATATAACTAGAAAGcccaaaatataaatataaatcaagatatttgatttgGAAATGATTCATGCACGtgggcttttatttttttaaaatcctaatAAGACAGATAATTACAAAGGCAAACCAAAAAAGATTATGGCATTCACAATCAAAACAACCCAATGTTTAAGAATTGAATGTaacaaattaagttaaaaaaacaatcttcagAAAAAATTTGAGTCAATTTAAGTTAACTCGTTATACTCGCGGTTTAAGTGATGGCATTgagataaatgaataaaaagaaaatcatgaagccAAATACCAAAAAACTCTACCTtaaggattgaaattgaaaaga
This Populus alba chromosome 7, ASM523922v2, whole genome shotgun sequence DNA region includes the following protein-coding sequences:
- the LOC118049668 gene encoding ATP-dependent Clp protease proteolytic subunit 2, mitochondrial, whose protein sequence is MALSFKITELNPLNPNKIPNSSQTLKPRYPSLNFSKSNPKPKSTAMKALFSSAKLITSTTKPKPSFLLTPKISTTRAYSLIPMVIEHSSRGERAYDIFSRLLKERIVCINGPIDDDTSHVVVAQLLFLESENPSKPIHMYLNSPGGQVTAGLAIYDTMQYIRSPVTTICLGQAASMASLLLAAGAKGERKALPNATIMIHQPSGGYSGQAKDMTIHTKQIVRVWDALNQLYCKHTGQPLDVIQKNMDRDYFMTPEEAKEFGIIDDVIDQRPMTLVTDAVDDEGKQKDSS